TGTTATTTTGAGTTTGACCTTCAGTGTTTGTCTAACCTTTAACCTTACAAAGTATCTTTGATGCTGACTGTGGCGGCTGCCTTTATTGTTGTTAAGcagatgagaggaggatgtgTTCTTACAGCAGACAGAAAAAACATAGAATTTTCAACCTTTAGTTGAAGAAAAAGCTGTCAGTAGACAATGTCagatttgaatttaaaatgttttcttgctcgttcttttatttatttatttatttgtttgtttgcctcTTTACAGAGAGAAAGGGTTCATGGTCAGAAAGGAGGAACTCAAGCATTATGGGAAGGCGTTCTCTGGAAAGAACCACCAGTGGAGACGAGTCATGCAGTCTGACAGGCTTTAGACCTGCGACACTCACTATCACCAACTTCTTTAAACAGGtctcacacaccacacacacacacacacacacacgcacacgcacacaaacacacacacacacaaacacacacacacacacacacacacatatatacaaacatGCCTACACACATGGTTTACATTTTATAGTTCTTTTGGGATCTTTtgtctttgtagttttttatttgttttgatgttgtccatttatttgtttttcaggagGGAGACAGACTGAGTGATGAGGATCTGTTTAAGTTTCTAGCTGATATGAGAAGACCTTCTTCAGTGCTGAGGAGACTCAGACCCATCACAGGTAGAAACATTGATTGAGTATTGTTGAATTTCTTAATCCTGATGTCAGATGTCACCTGATACTCATGTCTAATATGCACCATGAATCCCATAGATACTTGTTAATTTGAAgagtactgttttgttttgtttttttcaattgaaaGACGATCATTCCTTTATTACTCTACCTCCCTGTTTACTTATCCCTTCTTATTCTGTTCTTCTCATCTGTCACCACAGCCCAGTTAAAGTTGGACATATCTCCAGCTCCAGAGAACCCCCACTATTGCTTGACCCCTGACCTTATGCAAGTCAAACCTTACCCAGACAGCAGAGTACGCCCAACCAGGGACATCCTGGAGTTTCCTGCCAGGGATGTCTATGTGCCAAACACCACATacaggtaaagaaaaaaaacacatttgtggaTGAACAACAGAGCTTGGGTTTCTCATCTTTCAGTTTTGCATGACAAGTTAAGTAAGGTAAAGCTCAGTTTCCAAATTACCTGTCAAaaggtttcaaaataaaagctgtaatAACAGTTTAATTTTTAAGGTGAAGTCTATGTTAACATAGTCCCTAATTATGTTCATCTGTGAAAATATTACAATTAAAAAGTAACTTTCTATGGTCAGAAAAAAGCACCCTGAATCAAAGCTTTGTCACGTTTTCATTGAGGAATCTTTCAAAGTATGTTCAGTTATCCTGACACTACGCTCTGTTAATGGTTAGCTAATGGTTGAAAAAAAGGCATTTTCTTGTCAAGGTTACTTGAAGAGATGTTATTAGCAGTCAGTTTCTGCTGACCTGGCCTCGATACAGCAGACCTTGTTTGTCTACAGATAACCAGGTGACTTCCTATGCCAGACCTCAGTGGTACACCAGGGAGAGCCAGCAGAACAGGCTAACAAAGAAGATAGTCGTGAAATACTTTCTAAAACCATATTGTTTGATAGTCTTATCTATCACTTCTTTTCGAGTATGTCCTGTGTACAATTGATGTGTTTGAGGTCATTAAACTGGGACGAGGCTGCCGGGTTGCTTAACCTGATCAAGCAACAAttttctgcaggctgagagccgTGGATTTCAGATCATGAAGTGGGAAgcttcacatgttttttttaagcacttCTTAATACCACAAACATAACAGAACATTCTTAACACAGGGCATGCACAGCTTTGAAGAGTACATTTAATGTTGATTTACTTGTGAATTGATATTGTTTTGGATAGGAATGTCAACAATGAattgagtatcgattaattAAATAAGAACTTACCGAAACACATTTGTTTCGATTTTATATCACTtgtaacaaacatcatgtggtcttatatttcgttcagctatcagggaggtgtttaaactttaaagcatgtttcaatgtgaaacagctgactgaaggtgttgcacacagcgtggacgctcagctggcggctgtggctgagtgacaggtctggTCTCTCATcacgttttgaacacctcaatacaatcAATAGCcatttaatactgtcagttatatacattgtgtcgtaaaggtaaatttgattcaggggaaaaaatgcatttggcattgtttttgacatgtaaaaactttatgtttattttcatgattaatgcataattgatcgttaacatttccaaagatcgatcacggaaaatacttgaaatttacttCCCTAGTTAAGTTTGGACTATATTTCTTCATCTGACATTGAAGAATAAAGTATATAGTATAAAGTTGAAGAACAACACGCTGAGAAATGAAGTCACGTTTCATGGTTCAAGAATTTATTTGGTTTTCATAAATACATCATTTTTAGAGCACATAGCTACTTGTCAGGTTACGGTGTTTGTATGAGGCACATTTACAGTACAGTTACAATGTAGTGATGTGCAAGAGTCAATATGACTCAGTAACTTAGGACATACATAGAAATTAGATTTGCAAAAGAATACCAGGTTAGCATGAACATGGTTTAAATACCTCAGagtaaaaaaagcacaaaaaaacagagagaaaccaTATCAGTGCGCTGCTAAAGCTATGAACCTCCAATTTTTTGTGCGGTCAGTCTGCTGACATAAAAGATTATTTCCTATGAAACTAGGGCTGAAGCAGTGTAAAATACCAGGACAAATATAAAGCCTTTACTGGAGAGAATGAACCAGTATGTACTTCTTGAGATGTTGAAGATGCAGCGTGTCTTTAAACCTTGACTTGTATAATGCATGCCTTTTATGTAACAACTTGTTTGGGTGTCTGTAGCTCCAGGACAACATGCAAGTATTTTACACCAcaagataaaatacattttaaatagctTAGTTGACACAGATGcagtaaaatacattaaaatcgACAGAAAATATTTCACCACAGGTAAGAAATCTCAGTTTGGACTTCCTTCCTAATCACCCCTCATGGTTTTTCCTCTCTCGGCTGTTGTACTGTCACATTTTCCGGCCAGCACTGAGTCAGTTTGCTGATGTGGATCAATACGTCCATTTTGCAAGTGATAGCAGATGTTGCATAATGCCAAATCTACTGTCCCCACTGGATCAGACCCAATAGGTTAACGACCCTCGTGGCAGGGTGGCAGTGTTGCATCATTGCATGTTCAGCATTTTCTGACTTGTGACATTTTTGGCCTGTTTTTGCTCGGTCAGCACCAACTTCAAAAACTGGGGTAGGAAGCAGTCAGCTTAATGTGGCAAATAAATGAAGAATTTGTCATCATATACGGTACATGGATCATGCATCTGTTAGTTCTCTTGCTGAGCATGTTTGTTGACGATGGCAGAAGTGTTGGTGTTGACTCTTTAGTTTCAGTTGAAGCTCTGAAAAGTAAGGGCTGGTTTTAAGGTGATCTTGGCTGTCTTGAGGGAGTATGAGGGCCCTGTTCCAGGCTTCCAGTAAATACCTTTTCTTCTCATTGAACGCCCCTTGGCCCTCAACCACAAATACCGTCCATTGAGGTTGGTCTCTCCACAGACATTGTACCACCAACCACCTGCAAAAGGGTCAGGACCAGAGACATACATTATAGAAACATGACTGAGTCTTTACAATCTGTCCTGTATCAAATCAGCCTCTACATCTCTTTACCTGCATAACTGCGAGCACAGTTGGAGTTTCTGTGGTTGtcattgtttctgtcttttgtgaAGAATCTCATGCCGGTGCTGTTGGCCATGGCATCAGACAGGTCACCAGAGAAGTGGCTGACATGAATGGTGTAGTCTTTGGAAGGACCCTCCAGTGAGAAGCGGTACTCAGCCCAGTGCTTCTCCTCCTTCCAGTCTTCCACATCGATACGCAGGATGTAAACTCCCTGCTTTGTCAAGCTGTGGATCTTCTTCAGGCCCAACCAGAAGTCCTCTGCATTACACATCAGTCAGTTTTTATTAAGttaggtgattttttttctatataggAGATATCCTATCTTATTAGAAGGTGTGCTCTAAAGGTTTCAGTCAAACTCAGAGGCTCTTTTTTTCCTAATTTCTCTCAAAAATGTACAACCCATCCAGTTCTTCATCAGTTTCTACTTTGTCCCCAATATACTACAGAGACTGTAGTTTAATCAGAGCAGGCATACATCTAAATACATGTGTCATCTTTTTGGCCTGCTGGGGATTGCCGCAGAAAACTCTGAGATTTAATCTTTGGACAAGACGTTGTGCAAAAACGTAGTGACTTAAATTTATGCCTGCAGGAGCCATTACTTTGAATGTGGCATGACCGCACTTACGAGTAGTGAGTGCATGCAGGGAAAACTGCCAAAACATGTGATATACTTAGTCAATGCAGGAAGTCACTTTATCAGTTCAGAGCCGATATGCAGCAACTACTGTTTCCTATGATCAAGCTCGCAGGAAATACTTCAAAGTGTCCCCAGTCTAAGAATAGATTAGCTCTCCAGTGCTATGGACAGATAGTTTAATTTGGGACAGGGATTTGAGGGACTTGcgtatcaaaaaaaaaagaaagaaaagaagtacAGGCATCATGATGGCAAATTGTCAATTTTGCAAATGATaaaagttgaacattttaaatttaaaaacaacaactcactTTCCACATCTCCAAAGCCTTTCTCATACTTGTCCCATGTCTGGTCAAAGTCCACTGACCCATCAACCCTGCGTTGGACGACAGTCGAACCTCCATCTATAGAATGgattagaaatatatttgagCTCAAGTTATAGACGTAAATTACACAACAGTTTACACAAGTATCAGGAAACCTTCTTATCATAGATAATGTGAATGGGATATCCACCCCACTGTCTGCTCTTTTGATAATTTGTTTCAATGACTAACCAGGTtgattcttttttgttgttgtgttcctTGCCTGATGATTGGTGATGTTCAGAAATGTCAATGCTTCAGTTTATGAAAGTCAGTGCCTCTGAATAGAGAATTAGTAGTTTACTGCACTCAATTTGAACTCGCTAGCTGTAGTCTCACCCACCTAAGCCCATTTCACAGTACACGTTGAATGGCTCAGATTGGTTTGGCTTGATAACATAGATTCCACTGTTTGTCTCTCCTTTGTTGAACAGGTCACTGCAGTCTGTGGGGAGGTCTGAAACACAATATAGGAGAACATAAACTTAAagcgttcacacacacacacagcctttttaaacatttacagtTAAACCAActtagaaaacattttaaaaaaaatgtaccatTTGTGTCTAGACcagttgtgtttcctgtcaaATATTCAAACATGTCCGAAGCTGCAGAATCTGAATTAATTGGCTTGTCGACGGTGTCTTGAAAGCTGTCAGAAGTTAGCTGCAAGAGAGTGCACATGAATAAGGGATAGTTATTAATGTTAAGAGCCCTCATTAAAACAGTTTCCCTCAAATTAGGCACATTACAGtcccaaataaaaaacattattattatttacaactCAGATATTTCTCTGAGTTATTGTTTACCTTCTCTAGATTTTTGATCTTCATATTCTGGTGGTCGAGCTGCTCGTGCTGCTCCCTCACAGCATTCAGGAGACTGGTGATTGTCTTTTCTTGAGCATCGATCACCTCCTAAGAAATGCgatgataaaaacatgtttagtgCTTCTTAAAGTCCGATGTTTTAAAGAGAGAAGACATGTTGAGTTCCATGAATGGAGTTATTATCACACTctatgaaatgttctttaaataacAGAATGCCCATTCATCAAGTTACAGTGTAGTAGCTAGTTAGTGGTTAGATTGGATGAAATTAGATTATCATGATTTATGTCAGAATACATAAAAGATCTTGTAGTGATTAATGTTGTGTTACTTCTATCAGTATGCATTTGAAAAATTGGCAACATGTGCTCAACAGGGGTTTATAGATCTTCCTCAGCAAAGTAGCATGTAGTTTAAATATAATCTAATTCATGAGAGTTCATCAAGTCCTATAAACCACTTACCTTAAGGGTTGAGATTTCTCCGAGCTGTTCAGCAGGGATCAAGCTCTCTGACAGTCCCTTCAGCCGCTCCTCCAGGTTCCCCACCTTGCTCTGCAGCTGTGTACGCTCCTGCAGGATGCCGTTGATTTTGGAGTTTATTTCAAGCGACAGGTTCCTGATCTCTTCATTGTTGGTTTTCAAGAAACTGGTggtcttcttcagctcctcctcttcctccttgatCTCCGACGTGACCACCGAGAGCTGGTAGAAAGAGCGGTCGAAAATGTTCAACTTCTGGAAGATGTCGTTGATTTGGGCTTTGGTCTTGTGGACGAACTCCCGTAAACTCTGGCCTAGCTGAAGGAGGCCGTTCGCAAGTAGACGCACGTCATCCAGCATGGCGAAGCGAGACTTTGCCTCGGTTGGGCTTGGGTCTGTGGTATAGCCCCGGGAGGAAAGGGTGGTGTACTCTGCTCTACCTGAGGTTTCCAGAGGGATAGAAGCAGCAGAAATGACTAGCAGCAGCAACAGGCAAAAGAGCTTCATCACGACTTTCTTGTCCCGTCCTGGCTTGTGGAAGATTTTGTAACACAGAGTTTCACTGCTCTTCCTGTCCTCTATTTGATGCTCCACTCAGCACTCTTTGCTCTCCCACTGCCTAGAACTAGACTTCCTTGCTGGTTAAATGATGTGAGAGCAGCAGACTGCCCTGTGTTATATACTGCCCTCTCAGTAGAGGAGGGGGGATTAGCTGATCATTAAACCCTACTATGTTTTAGCTCTGTGCCCTACCTCCTCCCAAATCCCTCCCGAGCCCTCCCACTCCTGAACAAACAAATCACAGCAGTGAGCAAATGACATATAAGTCCCCCCCTTCTTTACTGCCCATTTAACCCCAATCCCCTTTCCATACCACACCCTACCCTGCTCTCCATCTGTGGTGCAGAGCTTTGGCTGATCAGCAGAAAGCCAACAATGGCCATCACTGGTTTTTGATGGATCGTCAGTCTGATCAATCTCAAACCTTATAACCCTGCGCACACTTTGCTCTGATTGATAATGCTGTGTGTAATTAATGCTCTGGGGTTTGATTTAGCATCCTGCTGAATCAGCCCAGCACCcagttctctctccctccttcttctctcttcGCGTTGGGAGGGGAGTGAGCCTGTCATCTGTACCAGGGTTGAGCTTCTGGGCATGAATGATGTTGTAGAGTTTGGACAGTGTGTACTCATCATCTTGGTTTTATTGCTCAGCCTTGTCATTTTTTATCAACCTTGTCATGGCACGtgtgatcttttttttaatgccatGGGACATGGAAGCGGAGAATATATACTTCACAGATTTGCTTGCAGCTTTAAAAGAATCAGTTTTGTACATTGAGTCctgttgtaaaaataaaaggaattTCATAGTGAGTTGTTTTGGGCAGACTCGCAATGTTGGTGAAATATGTTCACTTCTagcctgagagagaggaggaactaATCAGTGAAATGACTAGGTGGAGTATTTAATTGGAATATAAATATTTAGACATTTGGCACCCAATGCTGTGTGGTTCTAAATCTCTAAAGTGAGCTTGCTCTGTTACAGGGTGTCAAGAAGGCCTTCCAAACCAAAATTATTGCTTTTCTTGCAGTCACTGCTTAATTTGGCCCATCAAAGTCCTGAACTGAAAAAATAATACTTTTCAATGTATATTGCTCTCAACATGTATTTTCACCAGTCAGCTGTTTAGCCATTCTATATGGAGATTATTAACTTATTATGACAGATGTTTGTTGTCTTAGAAGTGCAGCAGAAAGTGTTGGGATGTCACCTTTTGTTAACTTTGGTTTGAAATGGAAACATTTTAGCACTGTGGCCACTGCAGTGCAACTTAAAATACCACATAGTCATGGTAATGAGCTTTTCTTCTGCAATTTGCGGTTATAGGGACAGATTACCTCAGTGCCCTGTAATTTAAAACTGCAGGGTTTTCCATATGAATACAGGCTCctatagaaaagaaaataatgatcACTGATTAAGTCAAAGTTCCAGGAATTTGCTCAATCAGCATAAAGCTTGGACAATTATCAGTATCCTTCATACCAGCACTGTGGTTAGCACCATGGCTTAAGAGCAAGAGGGTAAAGAGTTTGAACCTTTCTCTGAGGAGCTGGTTTTAAATTAGCTCTAGAATTTCACATAGAGTAGAGTAGTTTCTTTGCTGCTTTGCAATACTAGCCATGGACTAGAAAGCTAAAAGCTCCACTGCATCCAAACTGCAACGATAACACTAAAGCAGAATTAAGCTAATCTGCAGCTTTGAGTTTCTTTCACTTCACATTGGGTTTTGTTAggttgtttatatatatatatatatatattttttttttattgaattttcatGCATATGAATTCATAATAATCAGAGTCACAATGCTGAATATAGACCAAAATATCCATAGTGTAGTCAAAGTTAGACTAGAAAGGAACACTAAGGGTGTCGTGGAACTTACCAAAACACCGCTTATAGATCAACAGAAACAGCTAAAAAACTAAAAGAGTTAAAAAGAGTAAgtacaataaaaataagataaaaaataatcaaaataataataatattatctAATCAATAATACATTGAGGAGTGAATTAAAATGTTAGgagcaattaaaaacaaaagaagaacacGCAAACAAGaacttttgtcaagttttttaACCAAATTATTTAAGAGTAAAATATCAAACCTCTGAGTGAACTTGACACGGAAACAACTGGACTCAATCCATTGCTGGTAGATTGCTATCGGTGTGAAGTTAACACTGTTAAACACAGCATCTATAGAGTCATCGATAAAACATGCCCATTCAATGTTTCAAGATAAAAAATACGAAACCTTTCTCTTTGCACAGTTCGTAACGATTTCATGTACATTATTAATACAAGcacgtttttttattctaatgaaAAATAAGGTGGATAAACTTAGTGTTGATAGCTTTCAACCTTTGGAATTTACTGACAGTGGTTGTCTTACTGTTGGGCAGTCATGTTTATTTGCCATTCCTTCTCTGCATTCTCCAAATTACCAGAGAATACTTAGTCACCTGGCCTATTTGAGAAGAGTGTATGCTTATCTATGTTTAGAGTCAGTAAACAATGACTTTTCCCCCTTATTTGGTCCCTGGGCTCAGATGGGGAAGGTATCCAGCTGTAATTAGAGTAAGAAGTGTATTAGGACACCTACAATGCTGAGTTTGCTTCTAGGGTATCCCCTTAGTACTGATTAACCCAAGTTAAATTTGAAGAGAGGAACTGAACAATCAGTGATACTTCCATTCGTGTTTTCAGGAGTGTTTCGACATTGTTCACAGTGAGGTCATTTTCATTGTAAGGACAGAATAGATGAAGGGTACCAGAGGATAATGAGTGAAATTCTAGTCCATGGATGGACAAAAAAAGATTCCCACGCTTCATTGTCAGTTGTGGTTACAGCTGTGGTCTCAGGGGGGCTGCCCCCCACAGGCTGGACTACGTCATTGTGGTTTATCAGCTGATCCCAGGTTAATTTACACTTCCTACTGTGGAcccttctcccctctctcaACAAAGTAGtacactttatttttaaaggaacattAGCTGTAGCTTTGCTGACAGCAGTGATCACTGTCGTAAAATTTCCCTACCACCTttagtgttttttattgttttattttaataaaaagaagttaGACAGATTTTTAGAGGAAGTTCATTTCTTATTGGGATGAATAAACTCAGGTCAAACGTATCATTTATTCCAGGATTAAGTAGCTTGTTCAGTGATCTGAATTAAAAACGTAAGTGTTACTTTTTTCTTACAGACCTGGAATAACCTCCCAGATAATATTACACAAGCCCCGACTCTGACCACTTTAAGTCTAGACTAAGACAGTCCAGATgaaaaacattcctctttttaGCTGTTTACTCTGCTCTCTAATGGATAGAAACCCACTTTTTAAACCTTAGTTTTTATCTCTCTACAAACTCACTgcaaacttttaatttattttaacgagacttttaattaaatatttgaactcattttactttatttatttcttgatcttacattttaaaatattttattttttaatgcttatgtttgtttaatgctgtattttaaattggaaTTAAGCTGATATTAGATCTACAATAAGTTGTTGGGCATACAGTTACCCTgtggggtgtcaagaggtctgagccagcttcaagctGCGACTGACACAgaaaaagattcaatgtgtgagtcttaacccttgggaagaagttctgagatgaatcgaataatttaagggttcatttcggttaagacaagatcagttgtgattcatTGTCCGGCGGGaaagtaagactctgcaagttacagacttcagagcagcgaagggggcagattatttataataatacctcctgatttaaataaataacaagacccaacactgtttacgtcaagttacataagtacacagagagagggtagatcaaacataactggctgcataAAAAATTGTCATGCTTacaaaatgtttaacatttttgctgtatgttttgattgttactgttctgtttttttttttttgcatgtaatTACCTTTACATTGTATGAGTTACTCTTACATAATTCATAAACAATCCTTATTCAACTTCAACTGTCAGCTATCTCCTAAGACAGAGAAAGACCCTGAAAAATGATTGATATTGAGTGGTAAAATGATGAATAATTACCACTTAGTAGCTATTTTACCGACTGCTGTGGCCTTGACCTCTTTAACTGATCAGTTTGTGGAATCTTTCATAACTGTGCGATGGAAACAGGTCATGCACTTTCAAAGACATGTGGTTTATGTCAGAGTATGAGGTCATGGGTTGTATTGACTTTTTTGAATACAGTATACAGCAACAGTATTGGCATTTCCTTGACtgtaagaggaaaaaagagaaagttaaAACATGCATGTAAATAATAGCAAGTGTTAGGTCTTAGAACTAAATCCGTACTTTATGAGGAAGCTAACATAGAAGTAGATTTGTGATTAAGCAAGAAAAACAATGGTTATTGCTACTTTTTACAATATACTATACatgcttttaaataaatgtgattcTGTTGATGGATCATTTTGGGGTTAGGTACTTAAACAACATAACTCATGGTGtgtcttttttctctgtctgtgtgcttgtgtgtgtctctcttagGAATCTGCT
The genomic region above belongs to Notolabrus celidotus isolate fNotCel1 chromosome 2, fNotCel1.pri, whole genome shotgun sequence and contains:
- the angptl3 gene encoding angiopoietin-related protein 3, with translation MKLFCLLLLLVISAASIPLETSGRAEYTTLSSRGYTTDPSPTEAKSRFAMLDDVRLLANGLLQLGQSLREFVHKTKAQINDIFQKLNIFDRSFYQLSVVTSEIKEEEEELKKTTSFLKTNNEEIRNLSLEINSKINGILQERTQLQSKVGNLEERLKGLSESLIPAEQLGEISTLKEVIDAQEKTITSLLNAVREQHEQLDHQNMKIKNLEKLTSDSFQDTVDKPINSDSAASDMFEYLTGNTTGLDTNDLPTDCSDLFNKGETNSGIYVIKPNQSEPFNVYCEMGLDGGSTVVQRRVDGSVDFDQTWDKYEKGFGDVEKDFWLGLKKIHSLTKQGVYILRIDVEDWKEEKHWAEYRFSLEGPSKDYTIHVSHFSGDLSDAMANSTGMRFFTKDRNNDNHRNSNCARSYAGGWWYNVCGETNLNGRYLWLRAKGRSMRRKGIYWKPGTGPSYSLKTAKITLKPALTFQSFN